DNA from Leptospira harrisiae:
TGTCATAGACGGTAATTCTCATTCCACGAATACAAGGCTTACCACCTCGAACGTCCTTATCAAATGAAATATATTTTCTATAATCGAGCACTCCTAAATTCTTATATAAATTCTGAATTCGTCAAGTCATTTCAATCTTTGGGAAAACTTTAAAATTAAAAACTAGATAGCCATCGAAGAAGATTTCCCCCAACCCCCTGCGCCAGCGATAGCAGCGGAAATCCTTTCCGTAAACTGAATTATTTTAGTCAACTAACAGATCGGAAAGATTGGAGCGAATAGCGCGGTCGTTCTAGAATCAAATGCCAATCGACTAACGGACTCGAGGCGCCCAGGCAATCATTCAATCATTAAAAAAATTAAGGAAGTTATGGTGGCGTATAATTTGTTTTAGGGTAACGGTATTCCTTCTTTTTTCAAAAGATTTAAAAACTCTGTTTCCGATACCAGAGTCACTCCGAGTTCTGTTGCTTTTTCTAGTTTGGAGCCGGCACCAGGGCCATAGAGAAGGTGAGTAGTTTTGGAAGAGACACCAGAAACTTTTTTACCACCGTGTTTTGTGATGAGATCCATTGCGACATCACGAGGTTGGAAGTTTTCGAAACTTCCGGTCACACACCAACTTTGCCCAACAAACGGTTGTATGTTGCTTTTTTCGGTTTCGTCGGCTTGGAATTTGAGTCCAAGTTTGATCAGAGTGTTGACGAGCTTAAGAGTTTCTTTGTCTTTTAGGTGAGTGAGTAAGGCATCAATGGTTCTTGGGCCAATACCGTGAATGGAAGTTAGTTCCTCTTCTGCGTTTTTAGATTTGGCTAGGATAACTAGTTTTTCCCAAGAATCAAATCCATGTTCGATTAGAATTTCTGTGACTTTGGGACCAACTTCGTTTAGTCCGATGGAAGGTAAGGTGAAACGAAAATCTTTTTCTTTCGATTTTTCGATTGCATCAAAAATGATTTTTACAGACTTATCACCGAAGCCATCTAACTCGAGTATGGTGTCTTTATATTTGTTTAATGTATATAAATCTGGAATGTCTTTGACCCAACCTTTTTCAAAGAAAATTTGGATTTGTTTTTCTCCGAGCCCTTCGATGTTCATTTGTTTTTTGGAACAAAAGAATATGAGTTGGTTTAGTTTGCGTTCTGGGCAATTGCGATTGGTGCAAAAAAAATCAACGGAATCGTCTACTTTTGTTAGTTTAGTTTTACATGCAGGACATTCTTTAGGTAATACAAAAACTAATTTTGGAGGGACGGTTACTTTTTCAACGGCAGGAATGATTTCCCCTCGTTTGGAGATAAGAACTTTTGCTCCGATTCCTGCGCCCAATTGATCAATATAGTCTTGGTTGTGTAAGGTGGCGTATGTGACAGTAGTTCCTGCCAGGGAAATTGGTGTGACCTTCGCTCGAGGTGTGATTTTTCCTGTTCGGCCAATGGCAAAATCAATTTCTTCGATGGTGGTTTCTTTGAGTAAGGCATCAAACTTGAAGGCGCGAGCCCAACGAGGGGACTGGCTTGTTTCCCCTAAATTTTCACGAAGGTTGAGGTCATCTAATTTGATGACAAGTCCATCCACAGGGAATGGCATTTTATCTTTTTTCTTTTTGAAGGATTCAATTTCTTTGAGGAGAGTTTTTCCGGTGATGATTTTGGAATCAGGAGCCAGAGGAAACTTTTCTTTTTTTAATAAAGTGATGATGTCTTTGTGTTTGTTAATTCCTTTTCTCGAAGAAGAAAAATATACATCATATACATAAATTCGTAACGGTCGTTTGGCGACGTCTTGCGGATCTTTTTGTTTGATAGAACCTGCCGCTAAATTCCTTGGGTTTGCAAATTTTCCCCCATATTCTTCATTAAATTCTTCAAAATCGGCGAAGGTCATAAAAATTTCCCCTCGGACGGAAATGGTTAGTGGTGTGGAAAGTGTATGAGGAATGGATTCAATGGTTTTGACATTTTCGGTAACAATGTCACCGATTCCACCTGAACCTCTAGTAACGCAGTTTGTGAGTTTTCCATTTTCATAGTATAACAAGATGGAGGCGCCATCAATTTTCCATTCTAAGGAATAAAGTTCATCGATACCGGTTTTTTCCAACCATTCCGAGAGTTCAGTTTCATTATAAGTGTTCTCTAAGGATAAAACAGGAACTTTGTGTTTGAATTTACTAAATTGAGGTGAGAGGTCAGATCCTACTTGTAATGTAGGAGAAGAGGCAACCACTAAGTCTGGGTTAGCTTTTTCGAGAGATTGTAACTCTTTAACTAAAAGATCAAACTCTTTGTCTGAAATTTTAGGAGTATTTTTTTTATAATAGAGATCGTTATGTTTTTGAATCTCTTTTCGAAGTTCTGCGATTCGTTTGGTAGGATTCTCTTTCTTAGGCAATCAGTAAACTCCTGCTTGCATGTATTGTTCTGGATCTGTTTTTCCTTCTTCAGAGATAAAAATTTCGTAATGTAAGTGAGGGCCAGTGACGTTACCTGTGGCACCCACTTCGGCAATTTGTTCTCCGGCTTTGACTTCCTGTCCATTCCTTACGTAAATTCTCGAACAATGTCCGTATAACGTACTAAAGCCGAAGTCATGTTGGATGATGACGTGATGTCCATATCCCACATTGGAGTAAGTCACACGGACCACACGTCCCGGTGCGGAAGCATAAATGGGTGTTCCTGTGGCATTTGCCATATCCAAACCATCATGGTATTCCCAATAACCAGTGGTAGGTGATTTTCTCATTCCAAATGGAGAGGTTAAATTGTAAGAATACATGGGATTAAATAGAGGAGATCTAGATAAAATATCGGAACGTTGGTATAAAAATTGATAATTAGCTTCCACCAATCGTTGGTAATTGTCCATTCTATGTTTCAATTGACGGAGGTCATAGATTTCGCTTAAATACTTACGTCCTACATCCAGTTGTTTGTCTTCTTTTTCTTCTTTTTGCAGAGATTCGATGGCTGCCGTTTCAATTAAATCTTCAGCAGGAATTTTTAGCAGTTCATCATCTTGTCCATCGATCAGAGTAAAGAGTTCCAACATACTTTCGTTTAGTTTGGAATACTCTTCTTTCATCTCTTCCAATTGATTGGCATGAGTGATGTACGTATCAAAGTATGTTCCGTAAATTTTTGAGAGTTGATTGATTTGTGTTTGGGTAGAACTAGAGCCAACAATCCCAAAGATCGCAAGACTGAGTAGTCCTACCGTTAGGCCTAAAAAAAATAGAATGGTAAAATGAGAAATTTGGAAGTGGAAAGAACTATCGTATCCGTGAGGAATGACAAGAATGGTCATCCGTTGGTGACCTTTTTCTTTCACCTTATCAATCTGTTTCTTGATTTTCGGATTGTCCTGTGAAAAAACAGACGTAATCTCTTTTATTTTTTTCTTCATGACGAACCGTTTGACCTACATAAATATGACGCTCCGATTCCTCTCAAGGGTCAAGTGGAAATCCCTATTTCTTGGAATGATTCTTGTTTTGGGATTCTTGAGTTTTGTCGCATTGGCAATGAATTTACGATTTTGGTATGTATACCAAACTTCCATTCATTCCGACCAACCGACGGAAATCCCTGAAGCAGAAGTGGCTATCGTTCCTGGTGCGGCAGTCTACGGAAAAACTCCTTCTCCCATTCTTATGGATCGTTTGGCTTGTGGATTGGATTTGTACAACAAAGGACGCGTGAAAAAAATATTACTCTCTGGGGATAATGGTAAGTCGGATTATAACGAACTCAGGCCTATGTTAGAATTTATGTTGAACCACAAAGTAAAACCAGAAGATATTTTTGTGGATCATGCTGGGTTTCGAACCCTCGACACTCTCATCCGTGCGAAGGAAGTTTTTCTGGTAAAAAAAGCAATTTTTGTGAGCCAATCTTTCTTTTTACCAAGAGCGATTTATTTAGGAAGCGAGTTAGAACTAGAGTTATACGGTTATGAATGTAATTTAAGAACATATAAAAAAGAAACCTATTATTCTTTTCGAGAGTTTTCTGCTAGGGTTCTTGCTTGGTGGGATATCCAGTGGGACACTCCACCTAAATATTTAGGGAAACCGTATCCTATTGATGGAAGTGGTGTTTCTACTTGGAAAGGTTCGATTCCTATTTCTTCACCTAAATGAAGTTAATTGAAAAAGATTACAAATCAAAACTTTTAGCTTCCATTGTTGTATTGATTTCATTTTTTGTTTTTAAATGGTTACCGGGAAAATTGTTTTTTTCTTCTTTTGAAGCTAAAGTATTTAATTCAGGATTTTTTCCATTGAGTCTCAACCCAATGAGTATCGATACTCCCTGGGACCAGTTTTTTACTCCTTGGTTTCTTTGGGCCACTGGACTTGTCTTAAAACCTGAAGATATCGTAACCATTTTAGATTTTTTGAATCTTGTTTCAGGAGTCATAATCGTCAGTTTTTTATCATTTCGATTTCATTGGTTGTTTGGATTTGGATTTGCCTTTGTCATTGCTTCGAGTCCTTTGTATTTAATTTTCAAAACATGGATTGGATTCTCAGATCCCATCACTTTTTTACTCATTTGTATTTATATCATTATTGTCTTTAGCAATATTTCTTCTTTTTGGAAACCAATTCTATTGACTTTTATTTTGTTGTTAGGATTTTCAAATCACTTATTTCAATTTATAGTATTGTCTTTTTTTGTTAGTTCAGTTTTATTTTTAGAAGATTTGTCTAGGTGGAAAGTTTTTGCAGTTTCATTCCTATTATCTGGAATTGTATATAGTCTTTTACTCATTTATCTTTTTTCAAATACAGACATCACTTGGAACCACACTCGTGTGTCTGTTTTTTCCAATATGATAGGAACCGAATTCATTCGTATGAATGTTTCACATCCCATTTTAGGTACTCTTGGATTATTTCACGGATTGTGGCCATTTGTTTTGTACATAATGTTTAAAAGACCATTTTCTTGTTTTGTTTTTATCTTCTGTTATATCATTTCTATGTTAACATATGATACAAATCGTGTGTTTGCGATTCTTTCGACTCCTGTTTTAATTTTGTATTCTATAGAATTTTGGAAAATTTCTAAGTTTGGGGAACGTTCTATTTGGATTGGTTTGGGTTTCCTTTCTCCTTTGATCGCGACATTATATCCACTTTTTTATAAATGGGACGGCAGGATTATTTATTTACACTAGGATTTCTTGTGTTATCCTTCGGTTCATGAGAATACAAGTTGTTTTGTTTGTAAGTCTTTTTTCCTTTTCGGCAACATTTGCACAATCGATTCCCTTTCTCCAACAAAATGACAAACCGCAAGTTTCCAAAGAATCACTGAAAAAAAGAAGGAGTCTTTTGGAATGGCATCAAATTGCAGGGTTAACCACTTTAGCGCTCTGGCTTGCAACTAACTTAGAAGGGGATAAGGCTTCTGAAACTTTATACAGAAAATCTGACCAGTATGCGCAAACTCTTTTACTTGCTAATCCACAATATGCAACAAACGACCCAATGTATTTAGTTGCAATGAGTCCTTTAACTCGACACAGTATAGCCGCTGATTATTTTTTATTAAAAGATCCAACAAACAACGCAGGTTTGTATTTGGCATTAAAAGCAAATGAAGAATGGGAAACCAAACACTCAGCGGCAATGCATAAAAATTTAGCAATGGCAACGTTTGGTATGTATGCCATTACGGCGAGCCTTGCTTTTTTTTCACCGTCTAAAATTGAATCAGAAACAGAAAATGTCGATGACGGTCCAAGAATTTACAGTCCTATTTTTGCTCACAAAGCAATGATACCTATTCATTTGGCTTCTATGTTATTATTGCCAGGGTTAGGTGCTCGTATTGAAAAAGAGGGCCCAAGGGCAGCCCACCAAATGGAGCAAGTGGGTTGGACCGGATTTGGTGCAATGTCCATTGCATTACTTGTCATTACATTTTGAAATTAAGGAAAGGTTTGGAGTTATGAAAAAAACAATCGTTTGTTTTGTGTTTTTGTTTTTTGGAGTCAGTGTTTTTGCAGCAGAAGTGACAAAAAAGAATATAGAGTTTTATGTTGAACATACTACAAAGAATGTAACGGGCATTTGTAATGAAATTCAAATGGGACAACCGAATATTCAGGTTTCTGGAAATGGATATGCTTTAAAGTCTCCCTTTGAAATCAAAATTCCACTTTTGAAGATTTCATCTGGAGATACAAATCGAGACTCACATATTCAGGAAATTTTAGGATATCCAGATACCCCAAACATACTTGTAAAAATTGAATCGGTACAACTAGGTAAAGACCAAACTTATTTAGTAAAAGGCAAATTAACCATTCATGGAAATACAAAAGATTTTGTGACTGAAGCTATAGTGAAACCTGAAGGTTCTAATTCTCTTCAGGTGGATGGATCCGTTGTGGTTAAGTTTTCAGAATTTGAATTAGAAAATCCTTCACTCCTTTTTATGAAAGCAAAAGATGAAATTCGGGTGAAGTATCTTTTTCAGATTCAGTTGAAATGATGTAAGGGAAGATAGTTTAAAAAATTAGGTTCCTAATAATTCGACCAGGCGATTGTATTTTAAAATAATTCGTTTGGTCATCTCTTCCCCTTTTTTATTGATATCCGGATGGTATTTTTTTAAGAGTTCTTTAAATTTCTTTTTTACGTCGGTGATACTTGCGCCTGGTTCTAAATCAAAAAAAGCTAATAAATCTTTGAGTTCGGTTGAAACTGTTTTGACGATTTTCTTTTTTTTCTTTTTTGTCTCTCGAAATTTACCGTATAACTCGTAATAGGTTCTATCTCTAAATTCACGAGTGATATCTCTGAAGTTGAGAATTTTAGTGGGGATTAGACTTTTTAAATATTCATATAAAAACTCTTCGGCTCCGTACTCTGGATGGATTTCGAATTTTTCTAAAAATTGATGGATGGAACGTCTGACAAAAAAATCAATTTCGAATTTGTCCATCAGATAAGAATCAACAGCATCATCGTAATCCACAGTGGCAGCAGTCAGAAGTAATAAAAGTTCTCGGTCTAATTTATGATTGGCGATTGTTTTTTGAATGAGTGATTTATAAGATTCGCGAAGTTCATATAACGGACGTTCACTAAAAAAAATCCCACCTTTTAGGAACTCTTCTGCGACTTCATCTAATTCCAAACTCCAGGCAAGAAAATCAATGAGGAGATCCCCATCCACTTCATGAAATCCACCGGAAAGTGTCATTTGTGGTTTTGCGGCTTTGAACTGATAAACTTTGCGAAGGCATTCTTCCTTTCTGATTTCTAAAAGTTCAGAAAGTCGGTCGTACGACAAAAACCACAACATAGACTCAGAAACGTTCTGGAGTTCGAAGATCACATCATGCAGAATTTGTTTGGACTTTCTCGTTTCTACTCTTTGGACCATACAGAATCGACTCTAGAACCAATTTCAGACCGGGGCGACTTTTTTGCTAGTGAATCCTATTCCTTTTTTTGAACTGGAAGAATGAGCCACCATATTTCAGAACATCCATCCTTACAACCGTTCGATATATCCGAATACAAAGGAGTCCGAGGTAAGAATTTTTACGAAATAGACCCCGCCTTACAACGAGTGGTTCACCGTTATTCTGAATCCTTTACCCCAGATCATAAAAAAGCGATGGAAGAACATATCCGAAAGTATGGGGAACTTGTAGGTGGAATTTTGGATGAGCTCACAGAAGAGTGCCATAAGGAAGGTAAGTATGGTGAGGTTGTTAAGTTTGATAGAACTGGAAAACGAATCGATTTTATAAAATACTCGGAAGAACAAAAATTAGCACGCAAAATCTCTTATGACCACGGAGTTGTCAATTTAGATTTCCATCCTGAATGGAAATATGATTTTACACATATTCATCGTTATGCGCTCACCTATTTAATGAATATGAATGGGGAAGGTGGTGTTGCCTGTCCATTGGCCATGACCGATGGAATCATCCTCGCACTCAAAAAAATTGGAACAGAAGAACAAAAGAAAAAATATCTCCCACTTGTTGCAGGAAAAGGAAGTTCTTCTCATTTTATGGCTGGGCAATATGTTACAGAAAGAGTTGGCGGGAGTAATGTTTCTGCCAATCGAACCATTGCTAAAAAACTTCCGAACGGCAAATGGGAGTTAACTGGTGAAAAATGGTTTTGTTCCAACCCAGGTGATCTTTGGGTCACAACGGCAAAGATGGAAGGAACCAATACCGTTGGTATGTTTCTTGTTCCGAGAATCAAAGAAAATGGAGAACTCAATGGACATCATATCTTACGAAAAAAAGATATCATCGGATCTCGCGGGAAACTCACTGTTGAAATTATTTATGATAAAGTAGAAGCAGAAGAATTTGGTCGTCCTGGTCATGGACTTGTGAATCTTATCCGTTACATCATCAAAACATCTCGTTTGCATGTGGGACTTGGTTCCAGTGGAAATGCAAGAAGATCGGTGATGGAAGCATCTGAGTATGCAAAGTTTAGAACTGCTTATGGGAAAAAGATTTTAGAATTTCCTTCTTTTACCAAGACCTTAGCGGAAATGCAAATTTTGCAAACAGGAAATTGTTTTGTAAACTTTCGCTCTGCAAATCTTTCCGAGAAAGGTGACGATGCGGCAGAGATTACCGTTCCACTGATGAAATATAAATCCTCTTCTCAGGCAAGTTATATCACTCAAAAAGCAATTTTAACTTTAGGTGGTAACGGAATCATTGGTGATTTTTCTCCTCTGCCTCGTCTTCATAACGATTCTATCATCAATGAAACTTGGGAAGGAACACACCTTATCATCACTGATCATTGTTTGCATGCTTTACAAAAACCAAAGGTTTATACTGCATTTCAATCCTTGTTAGGTGAGTTAACTAAATCTGTAGGCAACCACCCAGAACTTAAAAACGCTTTTGAAGTTTTCCAAACCAAACAAAAAGAATTAGAACATTGCATTAAAAACGAGTCCAAGGAGTGGAAAGATATGAATCGGGTTTATATTGCCGATGTAACATATCAAGTCTTCTTACTGGCTGAGTTTTTAGAACAGGCGGTTTACGACATCACAAACAAGTTACCGACAAAGTATCTTTATTTTGCCAATGGATATGCGGAAATGGTAAGAGACGGACTCGAAGCTCCAAGACAAAAAGATGGTGTTTTCTTTGATCCCAAAGCAATAGAAACTTTCCTTTCTTTCTAATCAGTATGGAAAATTTTTTACTACTAGGAATTTGTTTTGGACTGGGGTTGTTTTTTCGGAGACTTCCTCAGTTTCCAGAAACCACTCCTAAAGTGTTGAATGGATTTATCCTTTTTATTTCTTTGCCTTCTCTTGTTTTGTATCATGTCCATGAATTAAAAGTGGATGCAACCTCACTTTTACCTTCTTCTATGCCTTGGGTGGTCTTTGGGATCGCAACTGTATTTTTTCTTGGTTTGTACAAACTAAAATTTTTGAAATTTCACACTGCTGTCTGTCTGGTATTAACTGCCGGACTTGGAAATACCTCCTTTGTGGGTTTTCCATTACTAGAAACTTATTTAGGCAAAGAGTCTTTGGGGTATGGAATTTTGGCAGACCAACTCGGAACCTTTATGGTTCTTAGTTTTCCAGGTATCATTTTGGCATCAATTGCTATGGATGGAAAATGGGATATTTCCACACTTGTGAAGCGAGTAATGGGATTTGCTCCCATCTACGCTTTGTTTGTTGCTATTCTCACGAGACAATTTTCTTATCCTGAAGCACTTAAGATCGTTTTAATTCGTTTAGGAGATACTCTTACCCCTCTTGCCTT
Protein-coding regions in this window:
- the ligA gene encoding NAD-dependent DNA ligase LigA, with product MPKKENPTKRIAELRKEIQKHNDLYYKKNTPKISDKEFDLLVKELQSLEKANPDLVVASSPTLQVGSDLSPQFSKFKHKVPVLSLENTYNETELSEWLEKTGIDELYSLEWKIDGASILLYYENGKLTNCVTRGSGGIGDIVTENVKTIESIPHTLSTPLTISVRGEIFMTFADFEEFNEEYGGKFANPRNLAAGSIKQKDPQDVAKRPLRIYVYDVYFSSSRKGINKHKDIITLLKKEKFPLAPDSKIITGKTLLKEIESFKKKKDKMPFPVDGLVIKLDDLNLRENLGETSQSPRWARAFKFDALLKETTIEEIDFAIGRTGKITPRAKVTPISLAGTTVTYATLHNQDYIDQLGAGIGAKVLISKRGEIIPAVEKVTVPPKLVFVLPKECPACKTKLTKVDDSVDFFCTNRNCPERKLNQLIFFCSKKQMNIEGLGEKQIQIFFEKGWVKDIPDLYTLNKYKDTILELDGFGDKSVKIIFDAIEKSKEKDFRFTLPSIGLNEVGPKVTEILIEHGFDSWEKLVILAKSKNAEEELTSIHGIGPRTIDALLTHLKDKETLKLVNTLIKLGLKFQADETEKSNIQPFVGQSWCVTGSFENFQPRDVAMDLITKHGGKKVSGVSSKTTHLLYGPGAGSKLEKATELGVTLVSETEFLNLLKKEGIPLP
- a CDS encoding M23 family metallopeptidase — encoded protein: MKKKIKEITSVFSQDNPKIKKQIDKVKEKGHQRMTILVIPHGYDSSFHFQISHFTILFFLGLTVGLLSLAIFGIVGSSSTQTQINQLSKIYGTYFDTYITHANQLEEMKEEYSKLNESMLELFTLIDGQDDELLKIPAEDLIETAAIESLQKEEKEDKQLDVGRKYLSEIYDLRQLKHRMDNYQRLVEANYQFLYQRSDILSRSPLFNPMYSYNLTSPFGMRKSPTTGYWEYHDGLDMANATGTPIYASAPGRVVRVTYSNVGYGHHVIIQHDFGFSTLYGHCSRIYVRNGQEVKAGEQIAEVGATGNVTGPHLHYEIFISEEGKTDPEQYMQAGVY
- a CDS encoding SanA/YdcF family protein; translated protein: MILVLGFLSFVALAMNLRFWYVYQTSIHSDQPTEIPEAEVAIVPGAAVYGKTPSPILMDRLACGLDLYNKGRVKKILLSGDNGKSDYNELRPMLEFMLNHKVKPEDIFVDHAGFRTLDTLIRAKEVFLVKKAIFVSQSFFLPRAIYLGSELELELYGYECNLRTYKKETYYSFREFSARVLAWWDIQWDTPPKYLGKPYPIDGSGVSTWKGSIPISSPK
- a CDS encoding YceI family protein, which gives rise to MKKTIVCFVFLFFGVSVFAAEVTKKNIEFYVEHTTKNVTGICNEIQMGQPNIQVSGNGYALKSPFEIKIPLLKISSGDTNRDSHIQEILGYPDTPNILVKIESVQLGKDQTYLVKGKLTIHGNTKDFVTEAIVKPEGSNSLQVDGSVVVKFSEFELENPSLLFMKAKDEIRVKYLFQIQLK
- a CDS encoding molecular chaperone DnaJ is translated as MVQRVETRKSKQILHDVIFELQNVSESMLWFLSYDRLSELLEIRKEECLRKVYQFKAAKPQMTLSGGFHEVDGDLLIDFLAWSLELDEVAEEFLKGGIFFSERPLYELRESYKSLIQKTIANHKLDRELLLLLTAATVDYDDAVDSYLMDKFEIDFFVRRSIHQFLEKFEIHPEYGAEEFLYEYLKSLIPTKILNFRDITREFRDRTYYELYGKFRETKKKKKKIVKTVSTELKDLLAFFDLEPGASITDVKKKFKELLKKYHPDINKKGEEMTKRIILKYNRLVELLGT
- a CDS encoding AEC family transporter → MFFRRLPQFPETTPKVLNGFILFISLPSLVLYHVHELKVDATSLLPSSMPWVVFGIATVFFLGLYKLKFLKFHTAVCLVLTAGLGNTSFVGFPLLETYLGKESLGYGILADQLGTFMVLSFPGIILASIAMDGKWDISTLVKRVMGFAPIYALFVAILTRQFSYPEALKIVLIRLGDTLTPLALVSVGYMLDMRTIAGHGKVLVLGLGFKLILAPILVYWMYSPLKEDTLLFQTIVLESAMAPMVTSTVITIEKNISPHLASLMLGIGIPISFGTTYVLNFLLKGNYI